A section of the Anabaena cylindrica PCC 7122 genome encodes:
- the glcD gene encoding glycolate oxidase subunit GlcD, whose amino-acid sequence MLTQDKKQIDWKPIIKKFIAVLGEKGVVKRREELLTYECDGLTSYRQTPPVAVLPRTTEQVAEVVKICNQYSVPFIARGSGTGLSGGALPSEDSVLIVTSLMRQIIKIDLENQLAVVQPGVINSWVTQAVSGAGFYYAPDPSSQIICSIGGNIAENSGGVHCLKYGVTTNHVLGLKLVLPDGSIVDVGGQIPEMPGYDLTGVFVGSEGTLGIATEITLRILKSAESICVLLADFTSVEDAAATVSDIISAGIIPGGMEMMDNISINAVEDVVATNCYPRDATAILLVEIDGLEVEVAVNKKRVAEICQKNGARNITTANDPETRLKLWKGRKAAFAAAGHLSPDYYVQDGVIPRTQLPYVLNEIEALSQKYGYPIANVFHAGDGNLHPLILFDNSVHGALEKVEELGGEILRLCVKVGGSISGEHGIGADKKCYMPDMFSEADLETMQWVRQVFNPQGLANPGKIFPTPRTCGEAAKASIQQFPGVERF is encoded by the coding sequence ATGCTTACCCAAGATAAAAAACAAATCGACTGGAAACCCATCATCAAAAAATTTATTGCAGTTCTTGGAGAAAAAGGAGTAGTAAAACGCCGGGAAGAACTCCTCACTTATGAATGCGACGGCTTAACCAGCTATCGCCAAACTCCCCCAGTTGCAGTTTTACCGCGCACCACAGAACAAGTAGCTGAAGTTGTCAAAATTTGTAATCAATACTCCGTCCCCTTCATTGCCAGGGGTTCTGGAACCGGTTTATCTGGTGGCGCTTTACCATCAGAAGATTCGGTTTTAATTGTCACATCTTTAATGCGGCAAATCATCAAAATTGATTTAGAAAATCAGCTTGCAGTTGTTCAACCTGGAGTCATAAATAGCTGGGTGACACAAGCCGTTAGTGGTGCTGGTTTTTACTATGCACCAGATCCTTCTAGTCAAATAATCTGCTCAATTGGTGGGAATATCGCGGAAAATTCAGGTGGAGTACATTGTTTAAAATATGGTGTCACTACTAACCATGTTTTGGGTTTAAAACTTGTGCTTCCTGACGGTTCAATTGTTGATGTCGGGGGACAAATTCCTGAAATGCCAGGTTATGATTTAACAGGTGTATTTGTCGGTTCAGAAGGAACTTTAGGAATTGCGACAGAAATCACTTTGCGAATTCTCAAAAGTGCAGAATCTATTTGTGTGCTTTTAGCAGATTTTACCAGTGTTGAAGATGCAGCAGCAACTGTTTCCGATATCATCAGCGCCGGAATTATTCCCGGTGGGATGGAAATGATGGATAATATTAGTATTAACGCCGTTGAAGATGTTGTCGCTACTAATTGTTATCCTCGTGATGCAACGGCAATTTTATTAGTAGAAATTGATGGTTTAGAAGTAGAAGTTGCGGTTAATAAAAAGCGAGTAGCTGAAATTTGTCAAAAAAATGGGGCGCGAAATATCACGACTGCGAATGATCCCGAAACGAGATTAAAATTGTGGAAAGGACGAAAAGCAGCTTTTGCCGCTGCTGGACATTTAAGCCCTGATTATTATGTGCAAGATGGTGTAATTCCTCGGACTCAATTACCTTATGTATTAAATGAAATTGAGGCTTTAAGTCAAAAATATGGTTATCCAATTGCTAATGTATTTCATGCTGGAGATGGTAATTTACATCCTTTAATTTTATTTGATAATTCCGTGCATGGGGCATTAGAAAAAGTTGAAGAATTAGGTGGAGAAATTCTGAGACTGTGTGTGAAAGTCGGTGGTAGCATTTCTGGTGAACATGGAATTGGTGCTGATAAAAAATGTTATATGCCAGATATGTTTAGTGAAGCTGATTTAGAAACTATGCAATGGGTAAGACAGGTTTTTAATCCTCAAGGTTTAGCAAATCCTGGTAAGATTTTCCCTACTCCGCGCACTTGTGGAGAAGCAGCAAAGGCTTCAATTCAGCAGTTTCCAGGAGTGGAGAGATTTTAA
- a CDS encoding glycoside hydrolase family 10 protein yields MNRVLRRCFLLFLCLGFVFSLTGLPIYSSLISSQKSSLVTTEIRGVWLTNVASGVLFVPWGVERAINQLAALNFNTIYPVVWNRGYTFYKSDIAKNITGEKVQPLMNLLHGNEDVLAKLVKLAKNKNLSVIPWFEYGLMTPPDSALAKLYPEWLTIGQEGLNSVDENLPEEIDNGVFNRQAWLNPLHPQVQEFLKSLILEVVQNYNVDGIQIDDHFGMPVQFGYDDFTIELYQKEHLGKSPPSDPFDAKWMRWRADKITNFMTKINQEVKAIKPYAKISLSPNSQYFAYKYYLQDWENWVKKDLVDELILQVYRNDKKSFIAEIEKPAIKLALSKIPVSIGISTGTLASPVDIDSIKEKVQIVRDHNFFGFSFFYWESLWSYMTPESPQRRRKVFSEMFPTKAFKPLNIKKP; encoded by the coding sequence ATGAATAGGGTGTTACGCCGTTGTTTTTTGTTATTTTTGTGTTTAGGATTTGTATTCAGTTTAACAGGATTGCCAATTTATTCAAGTTTGATTTCTTCTCAAAAAAGTAGTTTGGTAACTACAGAAATTCGAGGTGTTTGGCTGACTAATGTTGCTAGTGGTGTGCTTTTTGTTCCTTGGGGTGTTGAACGAGCAATAAATCAATTAGCAGCACTCAATTTTAATACAATTTATCCGGTAGTCTGGAATAGAGGTTACACTTTCTACAAAAGTGATATTGCTAAAAATATTACAGGAGAAAAAGTTCAACCTTTGATGAATTTATTACATGGAAATGAAGATGTTTTAGCAAAGTTGGTAAAACTGGCAAAAAATAAAAATTTAAGTGTTATTCCTTGGTTTGAATATGGTTTAATGACTCCACCTGATTCTGCATTAGCAAAGTTATATCCAGAATGGTTGACAATTGGACAGGAAGGGTTAAACTCTGTTGATGAAAATCTACCGGAAGAAATTGATAATGGTGTGTTTAATCGCCAAGCTTGGCTAAATCCTTTGCACCCGCAAGTACAGGAATTTCTCAAAAGTTTAATTTTGGAAGTTGTGCAAAACTACAATGTAGATGGTATTCAAATTGATGATCATTTTGGAATGCCAGTACAATTTGGTTACGATGATTTTACCATTGAACTTTATCAAAAAGAACATTTAGGTAAAAGTCCACCGAGTGATCCTTTTGATGCTAAGTGGATGCGCTGGAGGGCAGATAAAATTACTAATTTTATGACCAAAATTAATCAGGAGGTAAAGGCAATTAAGCCTTATGCTAAAATATCTCTTTCTCCTAATTCCCAGTATTTTGCATATAAATATTATTTGCAGGATTGGGAAAATTGGGTCAAAAAAGATTTAGTAGATGAGTTGATTTTACAGGTATATCGAAATGACAAAAAATCATTTATTGCTGAAATAGAAAAACCTGCTATAAAATTAGCTCTGTCTAAGATTCCTGTGAGTATTGGTATATCAACGGGAACTTTAGCAAGTCCTGTGGATATTGATAGCATTAAAGAAAAGGTGCAAATTGTCCGTGATCATAATTTCTTTGGCTTTTCTTTTTTTTATTGGGAAAGTTTATGGAGTTACATGACACCCGAATCACCTCAAAGACGGCGTAAGGTTTTTTCTGAGATGTTTCCTACTAAAGCTTTTAAACCTTTAAATATAAAAAAACCGTGA
- a CDS encoding XisI protein codes for MDKLTEYSQLIKRILTEYVELCQRHPQKDIETFLIVDEEKRNYIWMNLGWQNGERITGMTVYVRLRDGKFWIEEDWTENGIATDLVEAGVPKEDIVLAFHEPKIRQYTDFAVA; via the coding sequence ATGGATAAATTAACTGAGTATTCCCAATTAATCAAGAGAATTTTAACTGAATATGTAGAATTGTGTCAGCGACATCCCCAAAAAGATATTGAAACATTCTTGATTGTAGATGAAGAAAAACGTAATTACATCTGGATGAATCTTGGTTGGCAAAATGGTGAAAGAATTACAGGAATGACTGTATATGTTCGCTTGCGAGATGGTAAATTCTGGATTGAGGAAGATTGGACAGAAAATGGTATTGCGACAGATTTAGTCGAGGCTGGTGTTCCTAAAGAAGATATAGTTTTAGCGTTTCATGAGCCTAAAATTAGGCAGTATACAGATTTTGCAGTAGCTTGA
- a CDS encoding XisI protein codes for MQTLLTNYAKDDISTDEVDVELIFDTTRDHYQWINVGWEDLNRVYMTVIHFDIKNGKIWLQQNLTEENPAEDLVKMGVPREDIILGLHPPYKRPYTDYGVA; via the coding sequence ATTCAAACCCTACTCACAAATTACGCCAAAGATGATATTTCCACCGACGAAGTAGATGTGGAACTCATCTTTGATACAACACGTGACCATTACCAGTGGATAAATGTTGGTTGGGAAGATTTAAATCGCGTTTATATGACTGTGATTCACTTCGATATTAAAAACGGCAAAATTTGGTTACAACAGAACTTAACAGAAGAAAATCCCGCAGAAGATTTAGTAAAAATGGGTGTTCCCAGAGAAGATATCATCCTGGGATTACATCCTCCTTATAAACGTCCGTATACAGATTATGGAGTTGCTTAG